AGTTGGCCAGGTGTGTTGAAGTTAGGCCATCACTGAACTGATCATTAGCTCAGTTGGCCAGGTGTGTTGAAGTTAGGCCATCACTGAACTGATCATTAGCTCAGTTGGCCAGGTGTGTTGAAGTTAGGccaatcactgaactgaccaaTTAGCTCAGTTGGCCAGGTGTATTGAAGTTAGGccaatcactgaactgaccaaTTAGCTCAGTTGGCCAGGTGTGGTGAAGTTAGGCCATCACTGAACTGACCAATTAGCTCAGTTGGCCAGGTGTGGTGAAGTTAGGCCATCACTGAACTGACCAATTAGCTCAGTTGGCCAGGTGTGTTGAAGTTAGGccaatcactgaactgaccaaTTAGCTCAGTTGGCCAGGTGTGGTGAAGTTAGGccaatcactgaactgaccaaTTAGCTCAGTTGGCCAGGTGTGTTGAAGTTAGGccaatcactgaactgaccaaTTAGCTCAGTTGGCCAGGTGTGGTGAAGTTAGGCcatcactgaactgatcaattagctcagttggccAGGTGTGGTGAAGTTAGGccaatcactgaactgaccaaTTAGCTCAGTTGGCCAGGTGTGGTGAAGTTAGGCCATCACTGAACTGACCAATTAGCTCAGTTGGCCAGGTGTGGTGAAGTTAGGccaatcactgaactgaccaattagctcagttggccaggtgtgtgtgaagTTGGCACAATCACTGAACTGCCTGCAGCTCAGGGCCAGGGTGGTGAAGTTAGGCCAATCACTGAAGACCAATTAGCTCAGTTGGCCAGGTGTGGTGAAGCAAGGCCATCACTGAACTGACCAATTAGCTCAGTTGGCCAGGTCTATCCAGCCTTCCATCCTGAACTGACCAATTAGCTCCTTGGCCAGGTTTCCTTCCTTCACTGAACATCCTTCAGTCAGTGGTGGTTCAGCTGGAACACTATCCTGCAGTGCCTGAATAgccctccaggaacagggttgcaaAACCCCCAATTGAGCTCAGTGAGGCCCTAAAACAGTCTTCTATCTATGCACAGGAGACCTTCCTTCAATCCTTGTCTACCACATTTCCTTCTATCTATCCAGCCTTTCCCTATCATTTTGTGATCAGCTAAAGGAAGGAATACAAATCAgccttccatccttccttcttcagtcttccatctttccttccttccttccatccttctaGTGGTGGTTCAGTGAATCACACTTGTGTGGTGAATAACCTTTCCAGAGGTCCAAAACCCCCAATTTAGCTCAGTGTGCTAAAACAGTCTTGTTGTGCACAGGAGACCAGGTTCAAACCTTGTCTACCACATTGCCTGTCCTATTTCCCTATCATTTTGTGATCAGCTAAAGGAAGGATACAAATCAGACTGTAAGGTAACGTACACAGTCAGCATGTAtaaaaggtgcagtgaaatgcttctgGTTAGCTCCCTCAGGTTATTCCAGAACACAAATCAATATCCCCACACCCTCAGGTTAGCCCCAGGTTAGCCCCAGGTTAGCCTCAGGTTAGTCCCAGGTTAGTCCCAGGTTAGCCCCAGGTTAGCCTCAGGTTAGCCCCAGGTTAGCCTCAGGTTAGCTCCAGGTTAGCCTCAGGTTAGCCTCAGGTTAGCCCCAGGTTAGCCTCAGGTTAGCCTCAGGTTTGCACCAGGTTATCCCCAGGTTATCCCCAGGTTAGCCTCAGGTTAGCCTCAGGTTATCCCCAGGTTAGCCTCAGGTTAGCCTCAGGTTATCCCCAGGTTAGCCCCAGGTTAGCCTCAGGTTATCCCCAGGTTAGCCTCAGGTTAGCCTCAGGTTATCCCCAGGTTAGCCTCAGGTTAGCCTCAGGTTATCCCCAGGTTAGCCCCAGGTTAGCCCCAGGTTAGGTTACACACTGCTGTTCCAACCAGAGCTGACGATGAATAACCTGACCTGTCTAGCGTATGGTGGATATACACAGACCAGGGCTTCTATTGTCTGGCTCATTGATAAAACCCTCTCTGCCCCTAAACCTGCTGACAGGGCTGTAAACAAGGCCCAACCCCCGCTACGTCCGGCAcccctatcctctcccccatcccctctgGCCTCCATCCATCCCCACAACGTCCCCTAAGCGCTCGGCCCTGGCCGAGGCCAGTTGGTCTTGGCGGGTGAGTCTGTGGGCTGGAGAAAGGGCCTGGCCGGTGCTTTGTATAAGCCTCTGTGCTGGACCGGGTGAAAGCCCAGCGGGATTAGGTTAATACAGCAGGGGGCGAGGCCCGGAGGGAAGACAGCGGCAGAGGGATCAGAGCCATGGGAACTGGGGGTGGGTGCAGTGGGCGTGGAGGGGTCTGTTTGGGCGCatagctcctctctctgagtTCTTAGGCTTTAATACACACACAATggttcagacacaaacacacacaatggttcagacacacacacacacaatggttcagacacacacacacacaatggttcagacacaaacacacacaatggttcagacacaaacacacacaatggttcagacacaaacacacacaatggttcagacacaaacacacacaatggttcagacacaaacacacacaatggttcagacacaaacacacacaatggttcggacacaaacacacacaatggttcagacacaaacacacacaatggttcggacacacacacacaatggttcggacacaaacacacacaatggttcagacacaaacacacacaatggttcagacacacacacacacaatggttcagacacaaacacacacaatggttcagacacacacacacacaatggttcagacacaaacacacacaatggttcagacacaaacacacacaacacacacacacacacacacacaatggtttggacacaaacacacacaatggttcacacacacacacacacacacacacacacacacacacacacacacacacacacacacacacacacacactattgctttagaaacaacacacacacacacacaaacacaatgatacagacacacacacacacacaatggggcAGAAAAACACACATTTAGTTCAGACACACAATTGTGCACTGGTTTCAGACAAAAAGATGACAcaataattttcatcataggtacacacaACAATGGTTCAGACAAAATGgataaaaaaatacagaaaatcacacacAATGGATTTTtcagaatttatttgcaaattatggttggaaaataattatttggtcaataacaacaagtttatctcaataccttGTTCAGACACAAACACCACAATtgttgacacaaacacacacaatggttcagacacaaacacacacaatggttcagacaaacacacacaatggttcagacacacacacacaccaatggttcagacacaaacacacacaatggttcaggccacattccacacacacagacacacacactagagcagtgatgttttggggctgttgctgggcaacacggactttcaactccatcCAAAGACACACTATTGCTTTAGAAACAATTTTGCACGCTACTTCACACAAACAcaatgatacagacacacacacacacacacacatacagtggggacgGTGTGTTTAGTCAggaccaattgtgcaagttctttgtttaaaaagatgagagaggcctgtaattttcatggTAGTTAGGTACACTTTAatgaatgacagacaaaatgaaataaaaaaatacaaaaatcaaCAAATTTTTAACGAGAAATTTATTACAGCAAAttctggtggaaaataagtatttggtcaaggaacagtttatctcaataccttgttatataccctttgttggcaatgacagaggtcaaacgttttctgtaagtcttcacatcaggttttcacactgttgctggattttggcccattcctccatgcagaagcctctagagcagtgatgttttggggctgttccCAAACGGACTACAAACCCCCTCCAAAATGTTCTATGGCGTTGAGACATAAACCCATGtcaggccactccaggacctgaCCAAATGATTCTAacgaaacacaaaatacaatgaccaaggcgtgacaggatcattgtcatgcggaaagacccagccacgtttcatcttcaatgcccttgctgatggaaggaggttttcactcaaaatctcacaatatatggccccattcattctgtccttaacacggatcagtcatcctggtccctttgcagaaaaacaaccccaaagcatgatgtttccaaccccatgcttcacagtaagtatggtgttctttggatgcaactcagcattctttgtcctccaaacacgatgagttgagtttttaccaaaaagttatattttggtttcatctgaccatatgacattctcccaatcttcttctggatcatccaaatgctctctagcaaacttcagatacTGCtgtttcctctgctgtttccctgCTGTTTCCCTGCtgtttcctctgctgtttcctctgctgtttcctctgCTTTGTCCCTGCTGTTTCCCTGCTGTTTCTTCTGCtgtttcctctgctgtttccctgCTGTTTCCCTGCTGTTTCCCTGCTGTTACCCCTGCtgtttcctctgctgtttcccctgctgtttcctctgctgtttcctctgctgtttcctctgctgtttccctgctgtttcctctgctgtttccctgCTGTTTCCCTGCtgtttcctctgctgtttccctgctgtttcctctgctgtttccctgCTGTTTCCCTGCTTTGTCCCTGCTGTTTCGTCTGCTTTGTCCCTGCTGTTTCCCCTGCTTTGTCCCTGCTGTTTCCTGCTTTGTCCCTGCTGTTTCGTCTGCTGTTTCCCCTGCTTTGTCCCTGCtgtttcctctgctgtttcccctGCTTTGTCCCTGCTGTTTCGTCTGCTTTGTCCCTGCTGTTTCCTCTGCTGTTTTCCCTCTACTTTTACATTCCATACTGGTCAATCGGACAAATACCCATCCTCACAATGTTTGACCGCTGCTGTTGTGATGTTGACCTCTCCACGCCCTCACACAGCCACGCCCAGACTGTATTGTGACTGAAATCTGCTCTTCATCCCAACAAAGTACCAGAACAatagtgtatgagtgtgtgtgtgtgtgtgtgtgtgtgtgtgaaagacagagagagaggatgagcatGTCGGTGCTCCACACCCAGACAGGTTTAATTCCCATCCCCCGTATCCAGTGTCAGAAACCCCaccaaccacaggaggctgctgaggggaggacggctcatgatAAACCAggtttttgatttgttcaatacCATTCTATTTATTCTTTCCAGTGATTACTATGAGCCAGTCCTCCCatattaaggtgccaccaatccGTTTATTTTCACCCCTGACCTCCTgattctctctcagtctccctcttttcctcacCCTCTCCACAGGCCAAGCCTCGGCTTGTTTTGTCAGAGCCTTGTCGTCCGGTTGGCTCTGGCACAGGTCCCGCCATGTTACGAGGGCCAGGCTGTAGCTGGACGGGCCAGCGGGCACTCCACCCACCGATTCTGCTGACTGAGCCCGTCCCACCATGAGATAATGCCATTCCACAGAGATCCGCACTAAAGCCCCTCTTTTCTGCCCCACAGGTATATAAAGAGGGCGGctgcagaggagaggacacgCACCACTTGGGATCCCTAAtctctactaccactgctactactacctctaGTCCTCcctcacgcctctctctctctactcctaaCAGAACACAGGCACTAGCAAGCCGAGCTAAAGCAGAGCAGCAGGAAACCGTCTGTATTGAGTTTGGGCCCGTTGAGCTAAAACCTAACCTACGCTAGTATGGATATTGCCATCCAGCACCCCTGGTTCAGACGTGCCATGGGCTCCATGTATCCCGCTCGTCTCTTTGACCAGTTTTTCGGGGAGGGCATGTTCGACTATGACCTGTTCCCCTACGCTGCCTCCACCCTCAGCCCCTACTACAGACAGTCGCTGTTCCGCAACTTCCTGGACTCCACCAACTCTGGCATGTCTGAGGTAACAACTAACCTGTTCAACCTGACTGATTGATCACTGTGCTCAGCATTGGAAGTGTTCAGTTTACCAGGCGAACCTGCTCCGTCCTCTGGGGAAGAATAGGATCCACTAAGACCTATTCATTCACCATCATTCTAAATCTGTAGTCCCTTTAGTTTAGTTCAAACTACCCAAATGTATGATTTGCATGTTTCTTGTTGTCTATCTTTATGGATCGAAAGCAGACTTGGTTGTCAGTGTTTGATGGGGAAAGATGTAATACTTCATAGACAGAAGATGTTGTCCTGGCTAACAGAGAGAGCTTGTGTGTCCTTGGGGGAATCGAATcatccccaggtcgttgctgtaaatgagaatgtggtCTCAGTCAAcagacctggtaaaataagggtgaAATTAATCAATTGAAGCAGAGTTATTAGTGCCATGATGCATTGGTTACATCCTCTACAGTTTCATTGGTTGAACAGTATGCTGTTTTCTTATAAAAAATAGGATTCGCAAAATGGACTGAGATTGGACAGgtttgacttgtactgtaatTGGCCCTAAGGTGGTCTATGTGTACATATCTTTCACAGAGAAACTCAATGTATTTCATCTAGGAGGCCTTCAATGAATTCATTACTAATACAGGGAGATGTAACAGTTATAAAGAGAGAAAGCTGAGTGGGGGAGACAAGGACATGACCCTGGGGAAGTCGCTATACTAAATCAGAGAGAAGCAGTAGCGCTAGCCAGATCTGTTATTGAATGGCTACGACAGCAGTAGCGCTAGCCAGATCTGTTATTGAATGGCTACGACAGCAGTAGCGCTAGCCAGATCTGTTATTGAATGGCTACGACAGCAGTAGCGCTAGCCAGATCTGTTATTGAATGGCTGACAGCAGTAGCGCTAGCCAGATCTGTTATTGAATGGCTAGACAGCTAGCCAGAGTGAAGCAGCTAGCCAGATCTGTTATTGAATGGCTATTGACAGCAGTAGCGCTAGCCAGATCTGTTATTGAATGGCTATGACAGCAGTAGCGCTAGCCAGATCTGTTATTGAATGGCTATGACAGCAGTAGCACTAGCCAGATCTGTTATTGAATGGCTATGACAGCAGTAGCGCTAGCCAGATCTGTTATTGAATGGCTATGACAGCAGTAGCGCTAGCCAGATCTGTTATTGAATGGCTACGACAGCAGTAGCGCTAGCCAGATCTGTTATTGAATGGCTACGACAGCAGTAGCACTAGCCAGATCTGTTATTGAATGGCTATGACAGCAGTAGCACTAGCCAGATCTGTTATTGAATGGCTATGACAGCAGTAGCGCTAGCCAGATCTGTTATTGAATGGCTATGACAGCAGTAGCGCTAGCCAGATCTGTTATTGAATGagtacagagaacagagaggtcaaaTACCCCTACTACTGGAGCTGTAAACAACGATAATAAGTGCATTTTGTagttatatataataataatatatgccatttagcagacgcttttatccaaagcgacttacagtcatgtgtgcatacattctacgtatgggtggtcccgggaattgaacccactaccctggcgttacaagcgccatgctctaccaactgagctacagaaggaccacccatacgtagaatggaCCAATAGTTTGCAAGAACGTTGAAAATGAGAGGCAAATGGAATGCACTAATGTTGAGTGATTCTCAGCAGGGAAGAGCTCAGAGACCTCTGCAGTGTTATCCACCAAGTCTAAACCAAGTCTAAACCATGCTCTGTCCTGCCCATAATATACTGACTCATTACTAGCTCAAACTGCATTTCAACTTGGGTTATATGCCAGGATATCAGAATTTCGATGTCCAAACAACATCTAGTGTTTTGATGACTGGTGACACACATTTTGTTTTGCAGCATCTATACTCACTTCAGAAATGGATAATCTTCTTCATATCTCTCTGAGATATGACCTCATGACAACATATAGAACTGAACTGATAtggggaaaaaaatacatttcagaaGATGAGCATCACTGTGGTTACCAGGTTCCCGCCACCTATGACCTTTAACCTTCAACtcctttccctctatctctccaggtGAGGTCCGACAGGGACAAGTTCTCTGTCTTCATGGATGTGAAGCACTTCTCTCCTGATGAACTCAACGTAAAGGTGACTGATGACTATGTGGAGATCCAGGGaaagcatggagagagacaggtgagaccTCCCATCATCGGTGACCCCTGGTTGGATGGGTTAAGATTCCATCGCATCTAAGCAGCACACACCCTAATCTCTCTGGACGGACAGGCTGAGCTAGCTCATAACTACCACTGTGACTTGTGGTAGTACACCCACTCCTGAGTTCAAACACAATCCCTCTACTATGGCTTGGAACACCAACGCCTGGTTTCTCACATGTGCACATATATATCAGTGGGGGCTGCTGACGGGAGGACGgatcataataatgtctggaacgaaacgaatagaatggaatcaacaccatggaaaccatgtgtttgatgtatttgataccattccactgattccactcctgTCATTACCACga
Above is a genomic segment from Oncorhynchus gorbuscha isolate QuinsamMale2020 ecotype Even-year linkage group LG23, OgorEven_v1.0, whole genome shotgun sequence containing:
- the cryaa gene encoding alpha-crystallin A chain, whose product is MDIAIQHPWFRRAMGSMYPARLFDQFFGEGMFDYDLFPYAASTLSPYYRQSLFRNFLDSTNSGMSEVRSDRDKFSVFMDVKHFSPDELNVKVTDDYVEIQGKHGERQDDHGYISREFHRRYRLPSSVDQSAISCTLSTDGLLTLCGPKVTGGGGDLGRGDRSIPVTRDDKTNAAPSS